The Juglans microcarpa x Juglans regia isolate MS1-56 chromosome 8D, Jm3101_v1.0, whole genome shotgun sequence genomic sequence ATAAGTATTTCATATTCTAGTAGCCATTTGAAGTATTTGTAAACTGAACACAGAAGTATTTTAAACATATCCTGGGGGTTTTATTCTCTTCACTTCCTTTTTAGCAAATATGGTAACTTGACAAAGAAATGCACAAGGCACTTACGGCTGCATCGAACCTCTGAATCGCTGTAAGAGGAAAATAACGACCCCGGTTCACTTGCTTCTACGATTTAGCACAAAAGCCCCAATAAGCATAAAATTTAAAGGAGGCCCAAAGCTTGAACATGATTATGCAAATCAAGGAGCAGAATTATGCCAACCTCAGCGGTAAAAATAAGCATCCATGTTCTGCCAGGGGATTTTGATCCACCAAGCGTATCAAGAAAACCGGAGGGATCAATTTTTGCCTTTTCAATCACAGAAAAAGCAGACAAAACCTCCTCTTCCGAAACCGTTCTTGTCTTAGCAGCCTTTTTCAGCACTTCCACACTCTCCTCAACTTCCTTAAGCATGAGAACAGATCACAAAAATTACCCAGTAGAAGACATCAAATTCATCAACGCAACAACACAGCAAGACCCATTTAAGCAAAAAGATTAATGAGGTCCAGTGGTGCAGAAGCTTTTAGTTTCCCTCAGTTCTCAGAAAACTAGAGACAAATTAATAAGCAAAGCGAACTAATTTAAAAGCAAAGATGATCAAGAAGGATCGAAGCAGCAAAGAAAAAAGCATACTTTATTGGGCTGTTCATCTTGGTCAAGAAGTGGGGTGGCGGCAGCACTTTGTTCCTTTTCATCGAGGGTTGCTCTGGTTTTTGATCTTGGAAATCTGAGAAGATATTGGTTTGTGGCTTTAAGGAAAATGGAGTTTCTGGGCTTCGCAGAAGGTGGTGTCTGAGAGAAAATGGATGGTCTGAGTGAAGTTTTAGATAATGATGAGTTTAAGACCACAAAACCGAAGGGAGAGGACGAGCAAGACATCATCATATGCGAGAGCGAGAGTGCTGCTTGGGAACCCATTGCTGTTTGCTTACTGCTGCTGTCATTTGAGAACCACTACCATTTTTGAATCTCTGGTGAATGCATCCATTCAATTCAGTGAGTGGATTAGATTACTACTTTTGGAgttttgcttttcatttttggaTTCAATACTATTTTAGTTCCAATTATTTTTGCACTCGAGGTATATCATACATTTCATATCTGTGTTACTCAATATTttacatctattttataataaagaaaaagcagaaaagaaaatttaaatatcccttcccaaaattcaaaattaaaaggttaaaattaaataaaagtacaaaaaaattggttttttataaatattttttggttttataagttttcatttttctttttgataatagtttacttttttcatttttattttttatagggttagtttacaactttttatactttgatgtgatatttcaaattgaaaatttcCACATAGATCTAATATTCATGAGGGGGTGGTACAAGTTTTAAAAACCAACCCAATTGTTGGCGATACCAATTCAAGATCATATCAATATTCAATAGCATTTcacttgataaataaaaaattatgagattttctttacaTAATAAAGTATCACTATTTTATAACACAAGTACCCCCTAATATTAGTAATAGAAACTTTGAATATAAACCCAGGATGAATTCCCATGAACCAAACCCAACAACGACATGATCAGAGAGctcaaaaaacccaaaattgaaggcaaaaagagaaagatcaagggggagagagagagagagagagagagagagagagtaagagGTAAGCCAAGCCAACATTTattacataagtaaaatgtcATTACTCACAtgaaattttgatgaatttattgttattttaatgttttccaaacagaaaaattaaagaGGGAAAATGGACTATTCTTTTCACTCCCTCGCTTGGCGTTTAAGAAGAGCAAAGAACGTGTAGAGTGTATCCGAGATTGAGTTCATGAGGGAGAGGTCTTCTTCAAGTTTCTTTCTGAACAACTCCAAGAGCTCGTCTAGTATAATTACCGCATCTCGGCCGAAATGAACCTTCATCATTCCATGCATTATGGCTCGCCAGTGAGATGAGATTACTTCACTCTTCGGACGGCCCCCAAGTTGTAAAACATTTGGTAAATCCTCTATTCTCTCTATTCCGAAATATCCATTTCGATCCAC encodes the following:
- the LOC121243493 gene encoding uncharacterized protein LOC121243493 translates to MGSQAALSLSHMMMSCSSSPFGFVVLNSSLSKTSLRPSIFSQTPPSAKPRNSIFLKATNQYLLRFPRSKTRATLDEKEQSAAATPLLDQDEQPNKEVEESVEVLKKAAKTRTVSEEEVLSAFSVIEKAKIDPSGFLDTLGGSKSPGRTWMLIFTAEKQVNRGRYFPLTAIQRFDAAAKRIENGVYLGPIGCLTFEGRFSWKQRILAFIFECIRIKIGPLKPLEISLGQKEDRDPSNKDPFFIWFYVDEEIAVARGKSGGTAFWCRCRRVTT